In Miscanthus floridulus cultivar M001 chromosome 8, ASM1932011v1, whole genome shotgun sequence, the sequence TCGATCGATGCCCTTGGTAGTAGTGGTAAGAACACAAAGCAAACGTTCGCTCACTgtcactgctgctgctgcacacAGTGTCGAAGTCGAACACCAGCAGCTGGAGGAGGAGGTTTGCCAACCGAGACACGTCAGCACGTCGTCAGTGGTACCTCACTTGCTCCTCCTGTGCCTGTGCGTGCTTGGGTTGGCCGTCAGCGTCAGCGTCAGGCGGCAGGTGGCACGGAGTGCTGCTGAACACCCTGAAGGCGGAGACGAGGGAGAGCGCGACGAAGCAGGCCAGCGCGGCGGCGTGCAGCGCCAGCGACACCGTGGCCTTCCCGCAGAAGCGGCCGAAGTAGGAGCACACCTCGCCCCACGACACCTCccgctcgccgcgccgcgccagctgcagcagctccgccgccgccgaggccgaCGTCACCAGCAGGTACGCCGACGCCTGCACCCACCGGCCACCCGTGCATATGCATGCACAAGCGATGTCAGTCAGGTCCCGTTTGGGACGCAAACACGTCGAATGATTCTGGTCTCTGCATCCCGTTTTCAGCAGAATAGCTGGGTTGTTCTGCATTTCAGTTTTCAACGTTGCTCTGTTCTGCTGAAATCAGCGTGATCCTATTCCAATCTTCTACTGCTACTCCTGTCCTGATCAGTTTGTCGATGAACAATTGTCGTCTCCTCGCCAATGAATTGGAACACAGGTAATTAAGAGTATATACTgtggagaagagaagagaagagatgtTGGGTGTGACCTGATCCATGACGAGAATCACCCAGCCGTAGCGATCGAGGGGCTTGAAGGACGAAAGCAAGATGGAGGCTACCGCGTAGGCAGCTGTGACGGCGTTGACGCCAACCAAATAGCTGACAAAACGAATTCAGAATTAGCGCGATGATGCGTTTTCTTTCAAGGAGAATAATTCGTAATCATGTTACAAATTCGAAAGGGTACAGCAGCAGCACGTACTCGTACAGCGGAGAGGAATTAAACAAGCAAGAGGGTTCACAGCCCAAGGAAGCGTTTGGTTATTAATCATACTTACTGCAAGTCTATCCGAACTTGCATCCGGCAGGGAGAACTAAGCAGACAGCAATTGAGGCATAATTAAGCTGACGGTGAGTACCTGAATCCGGAGAGATCGGAGAACTTGACCTCCCCGTAGGTGTCGTCCGCCTGCGCGTTGGTGGCCATCTCCCAGAGCGAGGCCAAGGCGAGCGGGACGACGCAGACCCTGAGCGCCATCTCGGGGACCTTGAGCCCCGCCGCCATGGCCCTGGACTCGGTGTGCGCGTGCCGTAGAGCCAAGGGGAACGAAGAAGATGGAGAAGACAGGAGGAGTTTGGCGCACTCACTAGCGTCCAGAGCGTGGCGAGCTAACAGGCCCCGTGTCCCGGAGATGAATGCGGTGCGCCTGGCCTGGCCCACGGAATGATGCATCGAGAGGTGGAATGGAACCTGTTTCGGTGTCGGGTAGTACGTTCACGTGTTGGGCATGGTTGAATTGCAATCTTCCTGCTTTTTTCAAACAAAGAGGATAAGGATTTGCAAACACTGGGAGATGTAAAATTTGTGGTACCAGGAGCTGCATTTGTGTTGAGTTTGTCATATCAGACATAACATCGTCATGTTTGCTTTGTGTGTTGTTGTGTTATGTGGTAGTTGGCGAGGATATACTAACGAATAAAATTTCtggttttggtccatttggttaGTGGGCGAGGTCAGTTGGTTTCTCTTTGTTGCGAGCTATGATGACGGTCGTGCAGGGTGCGCCTGTGTGAACGGAGATGCGTCTGATGGAAGCTTGATCCCCACTAGACAATACACGCGGCAAAGCTGGGCACGCACGGGAATGCGCGTGGTCGGCGAGACCAGCCGTCCGCACCACCGCTCAACGGGCCTACTCTGCTTCAGCGGAGCCACCACCTGCGTCGATGCAGTGCGCCTAGTTGTTTGCCTATGCATGCTTACACACATACACGCGCCGCTCACGACAGCAGCCGGCCGCGGTGACGTCGCTCCAGCAGCCTCTACGGCAACTATACATCGGGGGCTGCACAGGGGTTGGGCGGCGGCCACATTCCTCTGGCTAAGGGCCCGTGCGCCGACTGTGCTCTGCTGGCCCAATTCTTGGTTGCTGCTCACGGGCCTCTTTCATTCACTCACTCGCTCGATGCGTCCTAATAGTAACTCCacaggatttttttttaaaaaaacaaccatttttcttataaattaTCATATCTATATCTAATgataaagagacaaaatttctgGCCATTTTTTTATCGTCCATCCATTTTTTCCTAACTACCGGCAGTCGAGAGTTTCTTCTGTCTAGACTTATATAACCCTAGATAATTAGGACAAATAAATCTCTGAGCCATAGGATTAGGAAACCTAATTCAAATAGAAAAAAATTAGACAAAATCTTATTTTACTTTCTATATAAGCGTCTCTTTCAACCCGACTTTTTTACTTCCCATAACAATAACATAATACGTCCACCATATATTGCATTGATGCCCGCAATCCAAAGTTTGTGTCCAGCAAAGAGATCAGTCCGACCACGATGTGTTGGCACAAGAGACCGAGCCCTCCTCCAGGTGAATTAATAGTCTCTGAGAAGTATCCTAACCATGCACAATACATGAATCAGGTCTGCACCATCTAAAAGCAAGCTACCCCATTGTTTATCGccttgttcgtttgggcttgtttggcttataagccatactttttcagccaacgaacaatatttttctctcacaccaaatcagccaacaatactttcagccatggcttatcagccaaacaagcccaaacgaacgcGCGTATATAAGGCGTATTAGGATTTGAAAGTATTTCAAACTGCGATTTCGCTAGTAAGTTCTCTTACAACATATTATCATGAGGCATGCTATTTTTGTTAGTCATGGGCATGGTGTGGAAAATGGGAACAGTGTGGAGTTTAGGGTAGTGGAAGTTGTGACAAGTGTTAGCTTTAGAAAAATTACATGAGCATGTTTCTGTGAGTTGTCATCATAACTGGCTGTTATCTCCTTTTAGAAGATGCATCATCAAAGGTTGTTTATTCAATGGTGTGTTGTGTTTCATGCAGTGATTTGAAGATCAAAGATAATTTTGTTTTAGGACTAGGTTATCTGTTTTGTAGCTTATATTTTACTTT encodes:
- the LOC136476091 gene encoding CASP-like protein 2D1; amino-acid sequence: MAAGLKVPEMALRVCVVPLALASLWEMATNAQADDTYGEVKFSDLSGFSYLVGVNAVTAAYAVASILLSSFKPLDRYGWVILVMDQASAYLLVTSASAAAELLQLARRGEREVSWGEVCSYFGRFCGKATVSLALHAAALACFVALSLVSAFRVFSSTPCHLPPDADADGQPKHAQAQEEQVRYH